Proteins co-encoded in one Arachis hypogaea cultivar Tifrunner chromosome 13, arahy.Tifrunner.gnm2.J5K5, whole genome shotgun sequence genomic window:
- the LOC112792148 gene encoding major pollen allergen Ole e 10 — translation MKKNAWLLLCLLFMECYLDKAMGRGITTQEKEDAAMPVATMSPPEGNTTFIDGTTWCVALGGVSQVDLQNALDWACGLGMADCAAIQQGGACYEPDTLLSHASFAFNSYYQSNGNSDIACNFGGTATITKHNPSYGKCVFRTSGSLDSSTAASMGRHRQSLIWWEKIGTILWLSYIWM, via the exons ATGAAAAAGAATGCGTGGCTTCTCTTATGCCTGCTTTTTATGGAATGTTATCTCG ATAAAGCCATGGGAAGGGGAATAACAACGCAAGAGAAGGAAGATGCAGCAATGCCGGTGGCAACAATGTCGCCGCCGGAAGGCAACACGACATTCATCGACGGCACCACATGGTGTGTGGCATTAGGCGGTGTTTCTCAAGTTGATTTGCAGAATGCTCTGGACTGGGCTTGTGGCCTTGGAATGGCGGATTGCGCCGCCATTCAACAAGGCGGAGCGTGTTATGAACCGGACACACTGCTGTCTCATGCATCCTTTGCCTTCAACAGCTATTACCAATCTAATGGCAACTCTGATATTGCTTGTAATTTTGGAGGAACTGCTACTATCACCAAACATAATCCCA GTTATGGAAAATGTGTCTTTCGTACTTCTGG ATCTTTAGATTCTTCGACAGCAGCTTCTATGGGAAGACACAGGCAAAGCTTGATTTGGTGGGAAAAAATTGGTACCATTCTATGGCTTTCATACATTTGGATGTGA